The following is a genomic window from Nicotiana tabacum cultivar K326 chromosome 3, ASM71507v2, whole genome shotgun sequence.
GACTTCAACTTAAAATTGAAAAGAAAGTTTTACAGACAACCTGATATTTAAGAAAATTAGGTAATTCCCACTTTTGACCAGTATCCTCCCTAAAGGGATTCCTAAAtgcaaaaatcagataatttaacAGAAGCAATCTCATAGAAAAGGAAAGCTAAAAGAATTCAAGAGAGGTCTTATTATTATTCTCAAACTCAAAAAATGGTATAAAGGGTTTATTAAAATAATTCTAAAAACGTGTTTGAAGGATTAAACTCTCCATAAAACCTAGAGAGTCAAAACATTCAAAGGCTTTTGCTCTTTTTCGTCCTTCTTGTCAAGTGTCAAAGCAAATACTAGTATTTCCCTGAGGTCCAATTTTATTAGTAGAAAAGTAGACAAGACAAGACCCTAAGAAATCAAACATAAGAATGTAAAGTGCACATTTCAAATTTAAACCAGCCCTTATAAATAGCACAGGAGAACAGGTCATATCATGTATATTCAATTTACAAACATAATAACACCAATTACACTAACACCCAAAAAAAACAAATCTTTTTGACAAGAAAAAACACAAAACGTCATTTTAACTTCTTGAAAGGGCCATGCAACGTTCAGCAATATCTTCCTCTTCAGCCAAGAACGTGTGCCATCAAATTCTCCGGCTCCGACGACAAATCGAGCCAGCGAAAAACCGGACACCATGCGACGTGTTCATAAACCACAGAGGAATTGACACAAAAAGAAATGTAGCAGGATTGTTGTATGAGCACATTAAGAATAATCTTGGGCTGCAGCCATTTTTGGACAGTAAGAACATGAAACCAGGGGATAAATTGTTCGATAAAATCGATCCAGCGATTCGCAATTGTAAAATTGGGATGGCTGTTTTCTCCCCTCAGTATTGTGATTCTTATTTTTGCTTGCATGAGTTGTCTCTAATGATGGAATCAAAGAAGAGGGTTATACCAGTTTTTTGTGATGTTAAACCTTCGGAACTTGCTATTAAAGAGTTGAATGTTAATTTTCCGAATAAGGATTTGGAGAAGTTTAACTTGGCTCTTGAGGAGGCAAAATACACCGTTGGACTCACATTTGATACTTTAAAAGGGTGAGTATCCGTGCCACATTTTATTCTTCCTTTCAAAAAGACACTTATAAATATATACTTAGCTTCCTAGCTCGTTATAATTTTTTCGTTTGCGCATATTTTGGTTATTTCATAAATACCCATGACCTAACATTTTGTTTTTGCCTATGTTAAAATTTGAATCCATGCATGATTTTCTGGTTTTCTGCTCACTTCATTAACTACTATGTTACATTTTAATTGTAATTTCTTTGTACTCTATTGATATGTCACCGCAGATTAAGagaaaatcatttgaaaatatgATTTGCTTAATCTTTATTGAGATACATGTGACATCATATTTATTGGGCATGGGAATTAATTCCATGTTTGCAAACTTTGGGAAGAGAGAGAAACAAAAGGAAATTAGAATGAGCCAAAAATAAAGTTATTTTCGTAGGGGTTACTTGTTActgttctttcttttatttttcctaagCCGAAGATCTtccgaaaacagcctctctatttTCTTGAAGGTATGAGTAAGATTTGCGTATATATTATCCTTCCCAgatcccacttgtgagattatactgggtctattattattgttgatgTGACATCAtatttattcgagaaaaatagaATAGAGAACAAATTATCCGGAGCCTTACAACAAGCtgtaatatttataaaaaattacTACATTTTTTCACTTAAAGAAAGTAGACATTCGTAGGCACAACGTAGAATAAGAAAGTAGGATAACTATTTTGGATTGTACATAGAAACTTTCTTAAATTATTACTACTTGTTTGAGCATaactttttttttgctttttttgttTGAGCgtgactttttcttttttccttttgtttgagcatagttttttttttctttactttattttagcaAGATTTATACAAAATCTGACCTGGGTAATATTGTTTTGTGAAGGGACTGGTCGGAGTTCCTGGTGAAAGCTTCGGATGCAATAATGAAGAACTTGTACGAGGTAGAAAGAGAGAAGCTGATCCACAGAAAGATATATATTCGTCGAAAACAACTTTTACACAACTATTGATCGATGATAAATAAAAGAGGATCTATATATCGATGAGTTCAACTCTAATAAATTCACATTAATTCATTTGTTCCTTAGTTTAATTCTTTTCTTAACCAAAGTCCTTTAGGAAGACTCAAAGGACTTGCTCCTAGCTAACACATTCAATATTCTTTAATCTTTGTCATGTAAGTCATGTTTCAGGCTTTTTATTGCCGAGTAAGTTGGGATTTCCGACAATTATTAATGTAATTGTAAGATTTTTCAGGTTGTTTTTGTCGTCTATGTAATCCATCAAATCAATGTAATACATAGATGATTCAAGATATAAGCTTTCTATTTCACGTACTTTAATTATATCTCTTCTTCCTGTTTTATACAGATAAGAATATATACCAGATTAATTAAAGAAGATGAAGACAAGTTAAATAAAACTCAGTGGGAGGTTCAAGTCCGTGTCTTTTTGGAAATTGGTATTCTACTTCATGCCACGTCGTATGCTGTTCTTCTTAGTACTTTACTTTCCTTTTTTGGAAAATGTTGATCAGTCAACATGGTACGCTGAGTCCCAAATTAGCCACTACCTGTGACTCGGTCCATTTGAAGTTTCTACATATATTCCTTTCTCTGGGAATATatagtatatctttcagaaaaaTACATTTGTCATAAATAATAGTGAtaactaggggtgttcatggttcggtttgaatcggttttttcctaaaaagaaacctaaccaagtaagtcggttttttaaatattagaaccaaaccaaaccaattaagtcggttttttctcgattcggtttatgtcggtttttcaatttttcggttatttgtcggttttttcttaaatataagacatacactaccaaacacacatttcggcgaccacattttgaacgtaacactatcaaatcaattgcccttgagaaatctattatttaccaagatatattgatgataattgaatcaaatagtgatgaataatttaaggactcaattaaaaatatattatttttaacatgaaatagattcttacacttaacaaaagaaaactaccaattaaactagaatgtaaaggtaaagaactatattaaaagtgcaaacgattaatatttagtataaaatttttaaaactttgtataaaagtatacatatatataggtgtaataataaatttaaaatagttactcttatattcggtttggttcgttttttttaattaaaaccaaaactaaaccaaatttgatggtttttaaatttcaaaatcaaaaccaaaccaaaccaaaaagtatcggttttttggtcggtttgattttcggtttggttcgaattttcgggtttttatgaataCTCCTAGTGATGACGGTAAGACTGAAATAAAGTGTCTATAGTCTAGACTTTCTGAAACATTACATTCAGATATCGTGTAGTTAATAAGACTATTCGTAAAAGAATTCATATTTGAATAACTGAAATTAAAAGTTCATTTCACAGTGCAAAAATTGACTGTTTGAATCAAAGACAGAATTCCTTTTATGCATACTGTAATTATTagtattatatttggatcgaAATAAGGAACCTTTTACTCTGAGCTTTATGATTTTCTTTTGGTTTGATCTTTTCAAGGGAATTAGAAAGATTAGACAAAGAGTTGATTAGTCTAATGAAATATACTACATACTAGTATGTCGTAAAAATAGTACCATGATTTTGACTTCTGTTGTACCATACTACTCTCTTTGGTTGCACTTTGTATAACATTATTTTCTGTTATAAAAAATGATACATTCCTATACTTTTCCTAATTAATGTGAAGCTTTTATAGTCATATAAATACTATGATAtgtttaagatcacaagtttcaaaaaaaattatattcgaaTAAATATTATGACGTATTTAAGActataaattttaatatttttaaattttttattaaacttTTAAGACATGTCAAACTATAACCAAGTGAATCAGAGGAAGTGGTTGTCGAATAAAGTGTCTCTTCAAAGAAGGAACTTcaaaggaagaaacaaaagaaacgAAGAAGCACTTGAGCTTAATTAATTATGGAGTCCATTAATTAAATGGTCATTCAATTATCCGAAATTATCTAGTACTAGAAGGTCACTCAATCAGATTTCTCAAATTTTTAATTGTCAAATACCTGTTTTATcctctaaattatcaacttttcttatttttttaatattataattttttctcttttaaatttgtcACACCTTCATTTTACACCCGCAAGGGGTATGAGAATTtatccaattaaagtgacattatgcgaaataggattatttatttatcagaatcgccacttgggatagtttatttggtgtcccaagtcaccggtttattttaaaatcctaaatcgaggaaattcgacttttatttttaaagtctgtaaaccagaaattctagataaggagttctgttaacccgggagaaggtgttaggcattcccgggttctgtggttcgagcacggtcgcttaaactattaaagtTGGCCTAATTGTCTGATTTACTATATGTtttaacctattgtgcatttttagttttataaccgcttttaattatttttaaaccctttttaggatttatggaattatttcttgaacaaagtacgattgtcgtacacttgccgttttTGGAACACGCcacaaaccacgctacatgaaatgcacccgcgatttgcgacatattttattttattaatgttCAAAGTTgttgtggtcgggtcacatgaaatgcactcccgaattttagtaattaaaaatcacaactatgtcacgggaaccgtacccgtagctatgatgaaTTATTTAAATAACGCACCCAAAGCAACTACGAAGATTCAATTTTTAATAGcaacatttgtgagggccatggatgatttaatttatttatgtcACACCTCAAACATTTTTCTATGAGTGTTAGTTCTTGAATCTAATCTTATGAGGGCCATGGATTATAAATCTTATTTGGCATGACACGCCTCAATTTATTCAAAGGGTTTTATTATTCGAAATTGTTATAATCGGGTTATATGAAATGCACCCCAAATTTTGGAATTAGACATCGTAACTATGTCATGGGAACCATACCCATAGTCATAATGATTtattaatcgtgcctaaagcaactagcgcatttgaattatttttctaatctttgagattattgtgaaggcTATAAGATTGTGGATGTTTATTTTTGTGTTAAGGGCTTGATAATGTTCCTATTATTTTAAAGTATAATTATTTAAAGACATGAAAAATAAACTAGCTACAAGTAGAACCAACTTAACTTAAAATGATTCATTCTCATTATCGTCCAAAGAAGAAGGAAAACAAATTCTCTACTTACTTTACTGAAACATTTCATCAACAGTTAATCCCAAACCCATTAATACTAAAGAAATCACTAGCAAGACACATATGAACTTAACTTTACCATATCAATTTTCCAATTCCAACTAGAACGGCTcataaagtaaaataataaaatattaatgaaacaaaAACATGACCCATTAAGATCTAGCTATTTTTAACGTAGAAGACTTACTACCTTTTAATAACTATACAAATTAGCATTCTTATAGAACAACATATAAAAGAAAAGATAATGAAATAGCCAATATCCGTAAAGAGGAAGAACGCACAAGTTAATTTCCTCAAGCTTAATATTAAACATAATGCAAATCACAAGCAACTTTCAAACAAACAGAACCTATAAAAATGAGATTCAAGCATTACATCATCCAATCAAATGAGTTACATGAATGAAATCAAAGTCATACCTCAACAGCCAAGTAAATATCTCAAAATAACCAGATAAAGGCTGAACAGGTGAATCAATGGGACATGGACAACATAGCAGTAGCGAACAACAATTCCATCGCTTTACAAGTAAAGAAGAAAACAGAAGTTAGTTCAGCAACTTGAAAGCATCAAACTTCAACAACACCCAGCAACTCTATGGCTCAACAAAGAGCAAACAAAACTCTCACAATCCTCGGCAATGTAGAGTCACGAATAGAGTTTTGAAATAGCTTTtaattcttcttctatttttttgatttttgtgcttttgccttctttcttttttttccgcTAGCTTTAGCTTTTGAATTCCCAAATCTGGAATTTTTGAATTTCGAAAATCATGGTCTTTTTGTGGAAATAGCGTGAGTGAGGGGTGAGGAGGAAGAAGGCTAGAGTTTCTTCAAAGGGAGGGGTTCTgtggtgttttttttttttgagaaacgAAAAATGAAGAAGCCATGGTTACTTTTGTTGTTCTTTTTGCAGAATGGGGTTATGGGGAGCTCCTTAGAGCTGATGGAAACGACAGATTCTTTTTGCTATTAGGTGTAGGGTCTTAGGTTAGCTACTAGGTTAAGAATGTGGAGGGAGTGGGTTATTGGTCCAGGCTGGTTAGGCGAAATTTGGGTAATTTTGGGCTGGTGGGTCAATTAGAGAAATTTGGGTATTATATTTGGGCTTGAGTGATTATTTGGACTGGTTTTGGCTTTAAAACGGCCCAATTGCTTAATATAAAACCCCATTGCAATTAAATCCTtattccctttcttttctttttctttaattaaaaatcctagaaattaaaattctaaattatctaaaaatgtgaaattaaactaattaactaattataaaaattataaaagctacttgatcctaaattaaaagagaaaaaatcaatgaaaggaaaaagtgtaaaaatgaagcattttttttttgtgatttcaatttttataaaataaataactaccgattaatcctaaaaatgtaaaaataaagccTAAATGACATGcgtgatatttttggtattttttattatttaaataaaatttaaacatgcacaaaatgcaaacaattaaataaaattctacaaaaattcctaaaaatagcaaataattaagaaaaatttattttcttgggattttataggagCATTTCATATAGagaaaaaatcacatgctcagaAAATCtacattatggacttacctatagaacaaatatattttatttataaaataaaaaatgaaaaattagatATCTAGCTTATATAATGtcgaaataaaaatataattgagcataattttcaagaatatataatatacattataaaaatatatttattttaaataattattttttatattacttgatggaatatatattttacaacttttattttccttcattttcaattttgtaaattaaattttgaattttgttgttaatatcaaaattattattacgaacaaattgttctaattaatttttttactttGCTCAATATTTTGTTATTTCAACATTATATATGCCTAAatactattttatttttaaatttataaataaaatttatttattctataggtaagcccataatataaattaaaaagaaaaaaaattataatattaaaaattaaaaaataaattaaaaggagacaaaagttgataatttagagggtaaaataggtatttgacaatcAAATGAGAAATCTAGTTGAGTGTCCTTTTGAGTGCTATAggcatagttaagtgactttgctgttacaaacgaaagaaataTGACTTTAGTAGGCAATTTCGAATAGTTGATTGACCATTTGGGTAATGAGCTCATTAATTATGTGTTTAAACACTTGAACACCTCAAATGCATGCTTTTCTCAACTCTGGCAGCAGATGCATCTCACATCTCTATTTAATGTTTCAACGTAATCACCATCCTATTTTCCATGTATGTAGGTCATTTTAATTATAATTGTTAGAAAAATAGTTGTAATATTGACCAAGAATAATAAGAGAATAGAAATAACTTATCGAATAAATACTGTATCGTAGTAAGCCACTGCATTGAAAGCGATTTCGGCCTGACTGGGTGCAAATCGTTAAGACGGGTCTCTCTCTAAAGTTCCACAGTACTCCCAAACATGTGCACTCGTGGATGGAAGTTTGGAGTTTGCAGGAAAAGAATTGTCCAggaaaaattggaagaagaaTAGTCTTCTAGGATAATAAGAAGAATGGTCTTTTGACGGGATGAGAGAATAAATATTTTTTGGCAGGTGTTTAACTCACAAATGATGATGTTTATATAGGCAAATCACCTACATTTTCTTCTATCAGAAAAACACGTAAGAAACCAAATGGGAGTTAATGTTATGTAACGTTACTTTTGGTTTAATGATAAAATTGTCATAAAGACAGTAACttcaaaccttttaaaaattTTGTATCTTTTCACAAACAAAGTCACAAAAGTTAAGAAACCGTCATATGAATGAATGTGAACCATTTATGAAGTAGTAACTTCATTCTCCCATTCTGCATATACATAAAATCTAAAAATGTTATAACAAATTAATGGTGGAGAGATATGACAATTAACCACGTATTAATTGTAGATTAGAAGTGTTCTTTGTTCTTTGCATTATCAACTTAGAGTAACGCCTAAAGAGGAATAATACCAACAATCCCCCATTAATGCAAAGataaaaaataagaataattcCTGGACAAAAGGAAGGAACATGTACTTAAGTGTCAATATCTTTCGATTTGAATTGACACATAGTGAAATGAGGCAACGACTAATATCCACAAAGTGAAGTACTCTTAAACTGAATGGACATGAGTTGAGACCCTCAATACACGTACTATATCCTTAATTTTATGCAAACTCCACGATACTAATAAAGTGCTTTTATGGTCATGCACACACTT
Proteins encoded in this region:
- the LOC107829182 gene encoding putative 2' cyclic ADP-D-ribose synthase BdTIR, which gives rise to MQRSAISSSSAKNVCHQILRLRRQIEPAKNRTPCDVFINHRGIDTKRNVAGLLYEHIKNNLGLQPFLDSKNMKPGDKLFDKIDPAIRNCKIGMAVFSPQYCDSYFCLHELSLMMESKKRVIPVFCDVKPSELAIKELNVNFPNKDLEKFNLALEEAKYTVGLTFDTLKG